A window of the Ipomoea triloba cultivar NCNSP0323 chromosome 14, ASM357664v1 genome harbors these coding sequences:
- the LOC116004385 gene encoding G-type lectin S-receptor-like serine/threonine-protein kinase RLK1 isoform X2 has translation MEIGTMLISRRSEANFSLGRFYLRMPDNGNLVLSSKMVPTNSDYDADYYNSQTSDPSNSTNSGYKVIFSEKGSVSILKRNNATQELTPQSVSSVTENYLRLTLNFDGVLTLYRYPKGSAGNLSWIPLWSQPDNICTKITGDKGSGACGYNSVCSIDSNQRPSCNCPRGYSLFDPSDQYGNCKPNYVQTCEEPRKGSSEELFSLIEITDTDWPLSDFEQINPSNKDDCRTACLNDCLCAVAIFRSNSCWKKKLPLSNGRIDTSLDATAFLKVGKGDAPPLTPDPWREFPERKKDQGNLIIAGSTLLGSSVFVNVLLLTALLYGFFFIYKKKIKAFSPTYPSVPSNLQYFSYQCLAEATNQFKEEIGRGGFGIVYKGEMPVGSGNIVAVKKLDRVAHDTDKEFKTEVNVIGQTHHKNLVRLLGYCDEGQHRLLVYEYMQNGTLATFLFNELKPSWSQRTKLALGVAHGLTYLHEECSTQIIHCDIKPQNILLDDYNAARISDFGLAKLLMMNQSRTYTNIRGTKGYVAPEWFRNNQVTVKVDVYSFGVLLMEIIACRRSLEDEEKCGADKAVLADWFTDCFHEKRLELLVEDDAEALSDMETLKRFVMTAIWCIQEDASLRPTMKRVSQMLEGAVEVLVPPLPYPLPSITTYVSLE, from the coding sequence ATGGAGATTGGCACCATGCTCATCTCTCGACGCTCTGAAGCCAATTTTTCACTTGGTAGGTTCTATCTTCGGATGCCTGATAATGGGAATTTGGTGCTTTCATCAAAAATGGTTCCAACCAATTCAGACTATGATGCTGATTACTACAATAGTCAGACTTCTGATCCTTCAAATTCGACAAATTCTGGCTATAAAGTGATATTTAGTGAGAAGGGCTCAGTTTCTATACTAAAAAGAAACAACGCAACACAAGAGCTTACTCCACAGTCTGTATCATCAGTTACAGAAAATTATCTGAGACTGACTCTAAACTTTGATGGAGTGCTCACTCTGTATCGTTATCCCAAGGGTTCTGCTGGTAACCTATCTTGGATTCCTCTTTGGTCTCAGCCGGATAATATTTGTACCAAAATTACTGGCGATAAAGGCAGTGGGGCTTGTGGGTACAACAGTGTGTGCTCAATTGATTCCAACCAGAGACCATCCTGTAATTGCCCTCGGGGTTATTCACTGTTTGATCCAAGTGACCAGTACGGCAACTGCAAACCAAATTATGTTCAGACTTGTGAGGAACCTAGGAAGGGCTCATCTGAAGAGCTGTTTAGTTTAATTGAGATAACAGACACAGATTGGCCGCTGTCGGACTTTGAGCAGATTAATCCTTCCAACAAAGATGACTGCAGAACAGCTTGTTTGAATGATTGTTTGTGTGCTGTCGCAATTTTCAGAAGCAATAGCTGTTGGAAGAAGAAGTTGCCACTGTCGAATGGGCGCATAGACACGAGTCTAGACGCAACGGCTTTCCTAAAAGTTGGGAAAGGGGATGCTCCTCCTTTGACTCCTGATCCGTGGAGAGAATTTCCAGAGAGGAAGAAGGATCAAGGAAATTTGATCATTGCGGGTTCAACGCTCTTGGGAAGCTCTGTATTTGTAAATGTTCTACTCCTTACTGCACTTCTTTATGGATTCTTCTTCATTTacaagaagaaaatcaaggCTTTTTCCCCTACTTACCCTTCTGTGCCATCAAATCTGCAATACTTTTCATATCAATGTCTTGCAGAAGCTACAAACCAGTTTAAGGAAGAAATAGGCAGAGGTGGTTTTGGAATTGTGTATAAAGGGGAAATGCCAGTGGGTTCCGGAAACATTGTTGCTGTGAAGAAGTTAGATCGAGTAGCTCATGATACAGACAAGGAGTTCAAGACGGAAGTAAATGTGATCGGCCAAACACATCACAAAAATTTGGTCCGGCTGCTCGGATACTGTGATGAGGGGCAACATCGGTTGCTAGTTTATGAGTACATGCAAAATGGCACTCTAGCGACCTTCCTTTTCAATGAGCTCAAGCCCAGTTGGAGCCAGAGGACCAAACTTGCCTTAGGGGTTGCTCATGGCCTCACCTATCTACATGAAGAATGCAGCACTCAGATCATTCACTGTGATATAAAGCCTCAGAATATACTTCTTGATGATTACAATGCTGCTCGGATCTCAGATTTTGGATTGGCAAAACTTTTGATGATGAACCAGAGCCGGACATATACTAATATTAGGGGAACAAAAGGCTATGTTGCTCCCGAGTGGTTCAGAAACAACCAAGTCACGGTGAAGGTCGATGTTTACAGCTTTGGAGTGTTGCTGATGGAAATCATAGCATGCCGGAGAAGCCTGGAGGACGAAGAAAAATGTGGAGCAGATAAAGCTGTTCTTGCTGATTGGTTCACAGACTGTTTTCATGAGAAGAGATTGGAGTTATTAGTTGAAGATGACGCAGAGGCATTGTCTGATATGGAGACGCTGAAACGATTTGTAATGACTGCGATCTGGTGCATTCAAGAAGATGCTTCTCTGAGGCCTACTATGAAGAGGGTCAGCCAAATGCTTGAAGGTGCAGTTGAAGTTCTTGTGCCTCCACTTCCTTATCCTTTACCCAGTATCACTACTTATGTTTCACTTGAATGA
- the LOC116004385 gene encoding G-type lectin S-receptor-like serine/threonine-protein kinase RLK1 isoform X1 encodes MVYTPFYLILFVLLFPFHTFAQNNSTIDAGSTLTATDNTKPWLSPSGEFAFGFSQIQGTNQFLVCIWYAKINERTIVWHANTTSLVPQGSTLRLDADLGLILRDPQGNRLWVTDGFVDKVAYGFLNDTGKFVLSRNDSEVLWDTFAHPTDTLLPTQEMEIGTMLISRRSEANFSLGRFYLRMPDNGNLVLSSKMVPTNSDYDADYYNSQTSDPSNSTNSGYKVIFSEKGSVSILKRNNATQELTPQSVSSVTENYLRLTLNFDGVLTLYRYPKGSAGNLSWIPLWSQPDNICTKITGDKGSGACGYNSVCSIDSNQRPSCNCPRGYSLFDPSDQYGNCKPNYVQTCEEPRKGSSEELFSLIEITDTDWPLSDFEQINPSNKDDCRTACLNDCLCAVAIFRSNSCWKKKLPLSNGRIDTSLDATAFLKVGKGDAPPLTPDPWREFPERKKDQGNLIIAGSTLLGSSVFVNVLLLTALLYGFFFIYKKKIKAFSPTYPSVPSNLQYFSYQCLAEATNQFKEEIGRGGFGIVYKGEMPVGSGNIVAVKKLDRVAHDTDKEFKTEVNVIGQTHHKNLVRLLGYCDEGQHRLLVYEYMQNGTLATFLFNELKPSWSQRTKLALGVAHGLTYLHEECSTQIIHCDIKPQNILLDDYNAARISDFGLAKLLMMNQSRTYTNIRGTKGYVAPEWFRNNQVTVKVDVYSFGVLLMEIIACRRSLEDEEKCGADKAVLADWFTDCFHEKRLELLVEDDAEALSDMETLKRFVMTAIWCIQEDASLRPTMKRVSQMLEGAVEVLVPPLPYPLPSITTYVSLE; translated from the coding sequence ATGGTGTATACTCCTTTTTACTTAATTCTCTTTGTGCTTCTTTTTCCATTCCACACTTTTGCTCAAAACAATAGTACTATAGATGCTGGCAGCACTCTTACCGCAACAGATAACACCAAACCATGGCTCTCACCTTCTGGTGAGTTTGCATTTGGATTCTCACAAATTCAAGGCACAAATCAGTTCTTGGTTTGCATATGGTATGCAAAAATAAATGAGCGTACCATAGTTTGGCATGCAAATACTACTTCTCTGGTTCCACAAGGATCAACACTGCGGCTGGATGCTGATTTAGGGCTGATTCTTCGTGATCCTCAGGGCAATAGATTATGGGTAACTGATGGCTTTGTTGATAAAGTTGCTTATGGTTTCTTGAATGATACAGGAAAATTTGTCCTCTCCAGAAATGATTCTGAAGTGCTGTGGGATACCTTTGCACACCCAACCGACACTTTATTGCCAACTCAAGAGATGGAGATTGGCACCATGCTCATCTCTCGACGCTCTGAAGCCAATTTTTCACTTGGTAGGTTCTATCTTCGGATGCCTGATAATGGGAATTTGGTGCTTTCATCAAAAATGGTTCCAACCAATTCAGACTATGATGCTGATTACTACAATAGTCAGACTTCTGATCCTTCAAATTCGACAAATTCTGGCTATAAAGTGATATTTAGTGAGAAGGGCTCAGTTTCTATACTAAAAAGAAACAACGCAACACAAGAGCTTACTCCACAGTCTGTATCATCAGTTACAGAAAATTATCTGAGACTGACTCTAAACTTTGATGGAGTGCTCACTCTGTATCGTTATCCCAAGGGTTCTGCTGGTAACCTATCTTGGATTCCTCTTTGGTCTCAGCCGGATAATATTTGTACCAAAATTACTGGCGATAAAGGCAGTGGGGCTTGTGGGTACAACAGTGTGTGCTCAATTGATTCCAACCAGAGACCATCCTGTAATTGCCCTCGGGGTTATTCACTGTTTGATCCAAGTGACCAGTACGGCAACTGCAAACCAAATTATGTTCAGACTTGTGAGGAACCTAGGAAGGGCTCATCTGAAGAGCTGTTTAGTTTAATTGAGATAACAGACACAGATTGGCCGCTGTCGGACTTTGAGCAGATTAATCCTTCCAACAAAGATGACTGCAGAACAGCTTGTTTGAATGATTGTTTGTGTGCTGTCGCAATTTTCAGAAGCAATAGCTGTTGGAAGAAGAAGTTGCCACTGTCGAATGGGCGCATAGACACGAGTCTAGACGCAACGGCTTTCCTAAAAGTTGGGAAAGGGGATGCTCCTCCTTTGACTCCTGATCCGTGGAGAGAATTTCCAGAGAGGAAGAAGGATCAAGGAAATTTGATCATTGCGGGTTCAACGCTCTTGGGAAGCTCTGTATTTGTAAATGTTCTACTCCTTACTGCACTTCTTTATGGATTCTTCTTCATTTacaagaagaaaatcaaggCTTTTTCCCCTACTTACCCTTCTGTGCCATCAAATCTGCAATACTTTTCATATCAATGTCTTGCAGAAGCTACAAACCAGTTTAAGGAAGAAATAGGCAGAGGTGGTTTTGGAATTGTGTATAAAGGGGAAATGCCAGTGGGTTCCGGAAACATTGTTGCTGTGAAGAAGTTAGATCGAGTAGCTCATGATACAGACAAGGAGTTCAAGACGGAAGTAAATGTGATCGGCCAAACACATCACAAAAATTTGGTCCGGCTGCTCGGATACTGTGATGAGGGGCAACATCGGTTGCTAGTTTATGAGTACATGCAAAATGGCACTCTAGCGACCTTCCTTTTCAATGAGCTCAAGCCCAGTTGGAGCCAGAGGACCAAACTTGCCTTAGGGGTTGCTCATGGCCTCACCTATCTACATGAAGAATGCAGCACTCAGATCATTCACTGTGATATAAAGCCTCAGAATATACTTCTTGATGATTACAATGCTGCTCGGATCTCAGATTTTGGATTGGCAAAACTTTTGATGATGAACCAGAGCCGGACATATACTAATATTAGGGGAACAAAAGGCTATGTTGCTCCCGAGTGGTTCAGAAACAACCAAGTCACGGTGAAGGTCGATGTTTACAGCTTTGGAGTGTTGCTGATGGAAATCATAGCATGCCGGAGAAGCCTGGAGGACGAAGAAAAATGTGGAGCAGATAAAGCTGTTCTTGCTGATTGGTTCACAGACTGTTTTCATGAGAAGAGATTGGAGTTATTAGTTGAAGATGACGCAGAGGCATTGTCTGATATGGAGACGCTGAAACGATTTGTAATGACTGCGATCTGGTGCATTCAAGAAGATGCTTCTCTGAGGCCTACTATGAAGAGGGTCAGCCAAATGCTTGAAGGTGCAGTTGAAGTTCTTGTGCCTCCACTTCCTTATCCTTTACCCAGTATCACTACTTATGTTTCACTTGAATGA
- the LOC116004393 gene encoding cleavage stimulation factor subunit 50-like, with the protein MDSSNISNGSSLDQMLLDAKLHRQVNALIVAHLRDNNLNQAARVVASATMIPLTVETPPIRLLELVAKGLAAEKDELLRRVSSAAAIDPTLAAGYGSIPAPLAISVDFSTAHDTKGSSKNFPKQETRHISEHKSIARCARFSSDGRFLSTESAEVSIKLFEVSKVKQMLRSDSRDSSVGPVIRTFYDHTQSINDLDFHPKNAVVISGAKDHTIKFFDFSKPVAERAFRVFEDTHNVMSVSIHPCGDHLLAGTDHSIPHLYDINTFQCYVPLHFQDIIVNGAINQVRYSRNGGMFVTASKDGAIRLWDGVTANCVRSIDGAHGTEEATSANFTKDQRYILSCGKDSSVKLWEVGTGKLVKQYLGAVHTKLQFQAVFNDTEEFVLSIDESSNEIVVWDALTTKNVGRLPSNHIDVPRWIEHSPTEAAFVSCGIDQSVQFWREKVV; encoded by the exons ATGGATAGTAGCAACATTAGCAATGGCAGTAGCTTGGATCAAATGCTGTTGGATGCAAAGTTGCATCGTCAAGTCAATGCTCTTATTGTTGCTCATCTTCGTGACAACAATCTCAATCAG GCTGCAAGAGTCGTTGCATCAGCTACAATGATACCATTGACTGTTGAAACTCCCCCTATTAGGTTACTTGAATTGGTTGCAAag GGACTTGCAGCTGAGAAGGATGAATTGTTGAGAAGAGTTTCTTCAGCTGCAGCTATTGATCCAACTCTAGCTGCTGGATATGGCTCCATACCAGCTCCTCTGGCAATTTCTGTTGATTTTAG TACTGCACATGACACCAAAGGCTCATcaaaaaattttccaaaacAAGAAACTCGACATATTTCTGAGCACAAG AGTATTGCTAGATGTGCAAGATTTAGTTCTGATGGAAGGTTTCTTTCTACCGAAAGTGCAGAAGTGTCAATCAAACTCTTTGAA gtttcaaaagtaaaacaaatgtTGCGGTCAGACTCAAGAGACAGCTCAGTGGGGCCAGTTATACGAACATTCTATGATCATACGCAA TCAATTAATGATTTAGATTTTCATCCTAAAAATGCTGTTGTGATATCTGGGGCAAAAGATCACACCATCAA ATTCTTTGATTTTTCAAAACCAGTAGCAGAGAGAGCATTTAGAGTTTTTGAG gATACTCATAATGTAATGTCTGTGTCAATTCACCCTTGTGGAGATCATCTTCTGGCAG GAACTGATCACTCCATCCCTCATTTATATGACATCAATACTTTTCAATGTTACGTGCCATTACATTTCCAAGACATTATTGTTAATGGAGCCATAAATCAG GTTAGATATTCACGAAACGGTGGCATGTTTGTAACAGCATCCAAAGATGGTGCTATTCGGTTGTGGGATGGCGTAACTGCCAATTGTGTCCGATCCATAGATGGTGCACATGGAACAGAGGAAGCCACAAGTGCAAACTTTACAAAGGATCAAAG GTATATCCTCTCATGTGGAAAAGACTCTTCTGTGAAGCTTTGGGAAGTTGGGACAGGAAAATTGGTCAAACAGTATCTTGGAGCTGTACATACGAAGTTGCAGTTCCAG GCTGTTTTCAATGATACCGAAGAATTTGTACTATCCATAGATGAATCAAGCAATGAG ATTGTTGTGTGGGATGCTCTGACGACAAAGAATGTAGGTAGATTGCCCTCCAACCATATTGACGTTCCGCGTTGGATTGAGCATTCTCCAACTGAGGCAGCGTTTGTTTCATGTGGAATTGACCAGTCTGTACAGTTCTGGAGAGAAAAAGTAGTTTAG
- the LOC116003981 gene encoding G-type lectin S-receptor-like serine/threonine-protein kinase RLK1 gives MGYPLLYLLFFVFPLHTFAQNNATIAVNQTLNTASEPWVSSPSGVFAFGFQKIQATEDQFMLCIWYANIPQRTIVWHANTSAAPQGSTVRVDSGSGLILSDPQGNKLWSPGDGLSQVIDHGFLNDTGNLVLVGRDSRVVWDTFSHPTDTLLPTQEMEIGGILISRRSETNFSQGRFYLRMLGDGNMILSTKSVSTNLDFDVNYYNSTTSDPTISDYKLRFTEMGSLYILKGSNQTVEITPPLSTYSESYLRVSLNFDGVLSLYSTPKISTVNPTWVSTWSQPENICTAIHGDYGSGACGYNNVCSLDLTTKRPSCKCPQGYSLIDPSDEYGSCGTNFLQTCDEKGSSEDLYEIIEVNNTNWPFNDIAHINPCGDDECKASCLNDCLCDVAIYGGSGCWKKRLPLSNGIHGPNIDAKAFLKLRKNGFLEKQNNGFPDKKKDHGTLIVVGSVLLGSSVFINFLFITTTCLGFSFIYKRKIKKPNPSVQSNLHCFSYNELAKATNGFREEIGRGASAIVYKGEIPLGSENIVAVKKLDRVAHDSEKEFKVEVNVIGQTHHKHLVRLLGYCNEGQHQLLIYEYMRNGSVASFLFSDLTPSWSERTKIAFGIAHGLTYLHEECNTQIIHCDIKPQNILLDEDYNARISDFGLAKLLRVNESRTHTNIRGTKGYVAPEWFRNNKVTVKVDVYSFGILLMEIITGRRSVGDIEIDGSDKVILADWVIDCFQEKRLDLLVENDAEALNDMEMVGRFVKTAIWCIQEDPSLRPTMRKVNQMLEGVVQVLVPPYPYSFT, from the coding sequence ATGGGGTACCCTCTTCTTTATCTTCTCTTCTTTGTGTTCCCGTTGCACACTTTTGCTCAAAACAACGCCACTATTGCTGTTAACCAAACCCTTAATACCGCCAGCGAACCATGGGTCTCATCACCATCTGGAGTTTTTGCATTTGGGTTCCAGAAAATTCAAGCCACAGAAGACCAGTTCATGCTATGCATATGGTATGCCAATATACCCCAACGTACCATAGTTTGGCATGCTAATACTTCTGCTGCTCCGCAAGGATCAACTGTGCGGGTGGATTCTGGTTCGGGGCTAATTCTCAGTGATCCTCAAGGCAACAAATTATGGTCACCCGGTGATGGCTTAAGTCAAGTAATTGATCATGGGTTTCTGAATGATACTGGAAATCTTGTCCTTGTGGGAAGGGATTCTAGAGTGGTGTGGGATACCTTTTCCCATCCAACTGATACTTTGTTGCCCACCCAGGAGATGGAGATTGGAGGCATACTCATCTCTCGACGCTCTGAAACCAATTTTTCTCAAGGTAGATTCTATCTTCGGATGCTTGGTGATGGGAATATGATTCTTTCAACCAAAAGCGTTTCCACAAATTTGGATTTCGATGTCAATTACTATAACAGCACGACTTCTGATCCAACAATTTCTGACTATAAACTCAGATTTACTGAAATGGGTTCACTATATATATTGAAAGGAAGCAACCAAACGGTAGAGATTACACCACCACTTTCTACCTACTCTGAAAGTTATCTAAGAGTGAGTCTCAACTTTGATGGAGTGCTCAGTCTGTATAGTACTCCAAAGATTTCTACCGTTAACCCAACCTGGGTCTCTACTTGGTCTCAACCCGAAAACATCTGTACTGCAATTCATGGAGATTATGGCAGTGGAGCTTGTGGGTATAACAATGTGTGCTCACTTGATCTTACTACCAAGAGACCATCTTGTAAGTGTCCTCAAGGTTATTCACTCATTGATCCAAGTGATGAGTATGGGAGCTGTGGAACAAATTTTCTTCAGACTTGTGATGAGAAAGGTTCATCTGAAGATCTCTACGAAATTATTGAGGTAAATAATACGAATTGGCCATTTAATGACATTGCGCACATTAATCCTTGTGGTGACGATGAGTGCAAAGCTTCTTGTTTGAATGATTGTTTATGTGATGTTGCCATTTATGGAGGCTCGGGTTGTTGGAAGAAGAGATTGCCGCTGTCTAATGGTATCCACGGTCCCAATATCGACGCCAAAGCTTTCCTCAAACTAAGGAAAAATGGTTTTCTAGAGAAGCAAAATAATGGTTTTCCAGACAAGAAAAAGGATCATGGAACCTTGATCGTTGTGGGTTCCGTGCTCTTGGGTAGCTCTGTGTTCATCAATTTTCTATTCATTACCACAACCTGTTTGGGATTCTCTTTTATTTACAAGAGGAAAATCAAGAAACCTAACCCTTCAGTGCAATCAAATCTGCATTGTTTCTCGTATAATGAGCTTGCAAAAGCCACAAATGGGTTTAGGGAAGAAATAGGCAGAGGTGCTTCCGCAATTGTCTATAAAGGGGAAATCCCATTGGGTTCTGAAAACATTGTGGCCGTCAAGAAGTTGGATCGAGTAGCTCATGACTCAGAGAAGGAGTTCAAAGTCGAGGTAAATGTTATTGGGCAAACGCATCACAAGCATTTAGTCCGCCTGCTCGGATATTGCAATGAGGGTCAACATCAACTATTGATTTATGAGTACATGAGAAATGGAAGTGTAGCAAGTTTCCTTTTCAGCGATTTGACACCGAGTTGGAGTGAGAGGACCAAAATTGCCTTCGGGATTGCTCATGGCCTCACTTACTTACATGAAGAATGCAACACTCAAATCATCCACTGTGACATAAAGCCTCAGAATATACTCCTTGACGAGGATTACAATGCTCGAATCTCAGATTTTGGGTTGGCAAAACTTCTGAGGGTGAATGAGAGTCGAACTCACACTAATATTAGGGGGACAAAAGGTTACGTTGCTCCTGAATGGTTCAGAAACAATAAAGTCACGGTGAAAGTAGATGTGTACAGCTTTGGCATATTGTTGATGGAGATCATAACTGGTCGGAGAAGCGTGGGTGATATAGAAATAGATGGATCAGATAAAGTCATTCTGGCTGATTGGGTCATTGACTGCTTCCAAGAGAAGAGATTGGATTTATTAGTTGAAAATGATGCAGAGGCCTTGAATGATATGGAGATGGTGGGTCGATTTGTAAAGACAGCTATTTGGTGCATTCAGGAAGACCCTTCTCTGAGGCCAACAATGAGAAAAGTCAACCAAATGCTTGAAGGTGTTGTTCAAGTTCTTGTACCTCCATATCCATACTCTTTTACTTAG